The Eubacteriaceae bacterium Marseille-Q4139 genome has a window encoding:
- a CDS encoding NAD-dependent malic enzyme, giving the protein MNYNEEALKLHEEHKGKIGITSKVPVKTRDDLSTAYTPGVAEPCRKIHADKKDVYRYTAKGNLVAVVTDGTAVLGLGDIGPEAAMPVMEGKAILFKEFGGVDAFPICLDTKDTEEIIKAVKYLAPTFGGVNLEDIASPKCFEIEERLEKELDIPVFHDDQHGTAIVVTAALINALKVVGKKMEEIHVVLNGPGSAGTAIIKMLLAAGVKHIIACDENGILYKDRGVGIKDHKKMLCDITNENDLRGGLAEALEGADVFIGVSVAGALKPEMIQKMAKDPIVFAMANPTPEIMYDEAMKAGVHVMGTGRSDFPNQINNVLAFPGIFRGALDCGARDINYDMKVAAAYAIAELVEPEKLCEEYIIPGALDPRVAENVAKRVAEAAVKSGAVRK; this is encoded by the coding sequence ATGAATTACAACGAAGAGGCATTAAAGCTCCATGAAGAGCATAAAGGAAAAATAGGGATCACCAGCAAAGTTCCGGTGAAGACCAGGGACGACTTAAGCACGGCCTACACGCCGGGCGTCGCGGAGCCGTGCCGGAAAATCCATGCTGATAAAAAGGACGTGTACCGCTACACGGCAAAGGGGAATCTGGTGGCTGTCGTGACAGACGGAACGGCTGTCCTCGGCCTTGGCGACATCGGCCCGGAGGCAGCCATGCCGGTCATGGAAGGAAAGGCGATCCTGTTTAAGGAATTCGGCGGCGTGGATGCGTTCCCGATCTGCCTGGATACAAAGGACACCGAGGAAATCATCAAGGCGGTGAAGTACCTGGCGCCCACCTTCGGCGGCGTGAATCTGGAAGACATCGCTTCCCCGAAATGCTTTGAGATCGAAGAACGGCTTGAAAAAGAGCTGGACATCCCGGTTTTCCATGATGATCAGCACGGCACGGCCATCGTCGTGACGGCGGCGCTCATCAATGCCTTAAAGGTGGTTGGAAAGAAGATGGAGGAGATCCATGTTGTTTTAAACGGCCCGGGCTCTGCGGGAACAGCCATCATTAAGATGCTTTTGGCAGCCGGTGTCAAGCACATCATCGCCTGCGATGAAAACGGCATCCTTTACAAAGACCGCGGCGTCGGCATCAAGGATCACAAGAAGATGCTCTGTGACATCACAAACGAGAACGACCTGCGCGGCGGCCTGGCAGAGGCTCTTGAGGGCGCGGACGTGTTCATCGGCGTTTCCGTGGCAGGCGCCCTGAAGCCGGAAATGATTCAGAAGATGGCAAAGGATCCCATCGTATTCGCCATGGCAAACCCGACGCCGGAAATCATGTACGACGAAGCCATGAAGGCAGGCGTCCATGTCATGGGTACCGGCCGTTCCGATTTCCCGAACCAGATCAACAACGTCCTGGCATTCCCGGGAATCTTCCGCGGCGCTTTAGACTGCGGCGCGCGTGACATCAACTACGACATGAAGGTGGCCGCGGCCTACGCCATCGCCGAGCTGGTGGAGCCGGAGAAGCTCTGCGAAGAGTACATCATCCCAGGCGCACTGGATCCAAGAGTAGCCGAGAATGTGGCAAAACGCGTTGCTGAGGCGGCCGTAAAATCCGGCGCAGTCAGGAAGTAG
- a CDS encoding SEL1-like repeat protein has protein sequence MIYRCKKEDCGCIVEQDEALAACPQCGGMVEKTEEGELNGREWTVLGNFWLEKGGQEADARGLFCYRQAAARGSLWGICNLGGCMEQGIGTKPEPKQAFWLYEQAAMEGYIPAIYRLGNCFRDGIGTAKDEARAFACYRDAAEENYPNAQFKLARCYHEGIGTEPDDEQAFSWYQAAAWQGFVPAQVMLGRFYEFGVGQKKDESMAAAWYKKAAEAGDEEGQCSYGWCLEAGIGVEQDPEAAVFWYSRAAAQGHFRGICNWASCLEVGFGTEEDPEQALKLYLQAAEAGSARGFEEAGRMYKAGIGTEKNEEEGFRLELCAAELGSASAFSALGRDCELGIGTEADPGRAFSYYKIAAEGDSPSGMYRLGRCYALGIGTEVDPALAAAWYEKSAKAGHVEAMYNIGYRYGVGSGVKKDPQKGFRYYMQAAGRGYDRALFAVGTCYEWGRGVAADKKKAREYYQKAADMDYAPAMYNLGCSYDGEDPDDDREKAVYWYKMSADRNHPPAMYNLGICFRKGEGVPQCAEEAVYWYRRGAGWGDTGCMFALGSMIVSGETAPQDGETALGWFLKGARKDDIECLGGIGYLYERGFDVERNIKKAVLWYRRAARLGHPYSKARLARLYLNGDDDEDRKLALPLAKEASEGGEPFGSYLVGCCLECGIGTEKNLTEAKEWYEKAAKKNQEDALYRLALWKARGILTEKDPEHALKLCETALKHLEKAYGNDKLQEKLKELEKEIREEFRK, from the coding sequence ATGATTTATCGCTGCAAAAAGGAAGACTGCGGCTGCATCGTGGAGCAGGACGAGGCGTTAGCTGCCTGCCCGCAGTGCGGCGGCATGGTGGAGAAAACAGAAGAAGGGGAGCTTAACGGCCGCGAGTGGACGGTGCTCGGGAATTTCTGGCTGGAAAAGGGAGGCCAGGAGGCAGACGCGCGCGGGCTTTTCTGCTACCGTCAGGCGGCCGCCAGGGGGAGCCTCTGGGGCATCTGCAACCTGGGCGGCTGCATGGAACAGGGAATCGGGACGAAGCCGGAGCCGAAGCAGGCCTTCTGGCTTTATGAACAGGCGGCCATGGAGGGCTACATCCCGGCCATCTACCGCCTCGGAAACTGTTTCCGCGACGGGATCGGAACGGCGAAGGACGAGGCGCGTGCCTTCGCCTGCTACCGGGATGCGGCCGAGGAAAACTATCCGAACGCCCAGTTTAAGCTTGCCCGCTGCTACCATGAAGGCATCGGGACGGAGCCGGACGATGAGCAGGCATTTTCCTGGTATCAGGCAGCGGCATGGCAGGGCTTTGTGCCGGCGCAGGTGATGCTCGGGCGTTTCTATGAATTCGGCGTCGGGCAGAAAAAGGATGAGTCCATGGCGGCCGCCTGGTATAAAAAAGCGGCTGAGGCCGGGGATGAGGAAGGCCAGTGCTCTTATGGCTGGTGCCTGGAGGCCGGAATCGGAGTGGAACAGGATCCCGAGGCGGCCGTTTTCTGGTACAGCCGTGCCGCGGCCCAGGGACATTTCCGCGGCATCTGCAACTGGGCCTCCTGCCTGGAAGTGGGATTTGGAACCGAAGAGGATCCGGAACAGGCGTTAAAGCTGTATCTCCAGGCAGCAGAAGCCGGTTCGGCCCGCGGCTTTGAGGAAGCCGGGCGCATGTATAAGGCCGGGATCGGCACGGAAAAGAATGAGGAGGAAGGCTTCCGCCTGGAACTGTGTGCGGCGGAACTTGGCTCTGCGTCGGCATTTTCGGCGCTGGGAAGAGACTGCGAGCTCGGCATCGGAACGGAGGCGGATCCCGGACGGGCGTTTTCCTATTATAAAATTGCGGCGGAAGGCGATTCCCCGTCCGGAATGTATCGGCTCGGACGCTGCTATGCACTGGGAATCGGGACGGAGGTTGATCCGGCCCTTGCGGCCGCCTGGTACGAAAAGTCCGCAAAAGCCGGCCATGTTGAGGCCATGTACAACATCGGCTATCGGTACGGCGTCGGCTCCGGCGTAAAAAAGGATCCCCAAAAGGGCTTCCGCTATTACATGCAGGCAGCCGGGCGGGGGTATGACCGGGCGCTTTTCGCTGTCGGAACCTGTTATGAATGGGGGCGCGGCGTTGCGGCGGATAAGAAAAAGGCCAGGGAGTATTATCAAAAGGCCGCAGATATGGACTATGCGCCGGCCATGTACAACCTGGGATGCAGCTATGACGGCGAAGATCCCGACGACGACCGGGAGAAGGCTGTTTACTGGTATAAAATGTCGGCAGACAGGAACCATCCGCCGGCCATGTACAACCTGGGCATATGCTTTCGGAAAGGCGAGGGCGTGCCGCAGTGTGCAGAAGAAGCCGTCTACTGGTACCGGAGAGGGGCCGGATGGGGCGATACAGGCTGTATGTTTGCGCTCGGAAGCATGATTGTCAGCGGGGAAACGGCGCCGCAGGACGGAGAGACGGCTCTCGGCTGGTTTTTAAAGGGCGCAAGGAAGGATGACATCGAATGTCTCGGCGGGATCGGATACCTTTATGAAAGAGGCTTTGATGTAGAAAGAAATATAAAGAAGGCAGTGCTCTGGTACCGGAGAGCGGCACGTCTCGGCCATCCATATTCCAAGGCACGGCTTGCGCGTCTGTACCTGAACGGAGATGACGACGAGGACAGGAAGCTGGCGCTGCCGCTTGCAAAGGAAGCCTCAGAAGGCGGTGAGCCGTTCGGCTCCTATCTTGTGGGCTGCTGTCTGGAATGCGGCATAGGGACGGAGAAAAACCTGACGGAAGCGAAGGAGTGGTACGAAAAGGCTGCGAAAAAGAACCAGGAGGACGCCTTGTACCGCCTGGCCCTGTGGAAGGCCAGAGGGATCCTGACGGAGAAAGACCCGGAGCATGCGTTAAAGCTTTGCGAGACGGCGCTCAAGCACCTGGAAAAAGCCTACGGCAATGATAAGCTGCAAGAAAAGCTTAAAGAACTGGAAAAGGAGATCCGGGAAGAGTTCAGGAAATAA
- a CDS encoding endonuclease III, whose translation MTKEELALTIVERLKKEYPDVGCTLDYDKAWKLLVSVRLAAQCTDARVNVVVQDLYAKYPDVDALAAAEVSDIEAIVKPCGLGHSKARDISACMKILRDEYGGKVPDDFDALLKLPGVGRKSANLIMGDVFGKPAIVTDTHCIRLVNRMGLVDGIKEPKKVEMALWKLIPPEEGSDFCHRLVFHGRDVCTARTKPFCDKCCVQDICAKNGV comes from the coding sequence ATGACAAAAGAAGAACTGGCCCTCACCATCGTGGAGCGGCTTAAAAAAGAATATCCGGACGTGGGCTGTACCCTGGATTACGATAAGGCATGGAAGCTTCTCGTGAGCGTCCGGCTGGCAGCCCAGTGCACCGACGCGCGGGTGAATGTGGTGGTGCAGGATTTGTATGCAAAATACCCGGACGTGGATGCCCTCGCCGCGGCGGAGGTATCGGACATCGAGGCGATTGTAAAGCCCTGCGGCCTCGGGCACAGCAAGGCGCGGGACATCAGCGCATGCATGAAAATACTGAGAGATGAATACGGCGGAAAAGTGCCGGACGACTTTGACGCTCTCCTTAAGCTTCCCGGCGTCGGACGGAAAAGTGCCAACCTGATTATGGGGGATGTGTTCGGGAAGCCGGCTATCGTGACGGATACCCACTGCATCCGCCTGGTGAACCGCATGGGGCTTGTGGACGGGATCAAGGAGCCGAAAAAGGTGGAGATGGCTCTCTGGAAGTTAATTCCGCCGGAAGAGGGGAGCGATTTCTGCCACAGGCTGGTGTTCCATGGCCGGGATGTCTGTACGGCGCGGACAAAGCCCTTCTGTGACAAGTGCTGCGTGCAGGACATCTGTGCAAAAAACGGAGTTTAG
- a CDS encoding nucleotidyltransferase domain-containing protein — protein sequence MTDITKWMEDFAEAVKAAFGERVVFIGLQGSRGRGEAGPDSDIDTVVIFDRLDMETLAAYEKVLDGLPDRKLVCGFVSGREELLCWEPSDLFQFYFDTSPVFGSLDELKPLLTEEAAARAVKTAACNIYHGCIHNVLHEKEPEILKALYKSAVFAVQTLHYRKTGVYIKKHADLRDAVSGEELEIMETAEAFRAGKMPSSPGDFETASWRLISWARKQIVS from the coding sequence ATGACGGACATAACCAAGTGGATGGAAGATTTTGCGGAAGCCGTAAAGGCCGCTTTCGGGGAGCGGGTGGTTTTCATCGGGCTCCAGGGAAGCCGCGGCCGCGGCGAAGCAGGCCCGGACAGCGACATTGACACCGTGGTGATTTTCGACCGCCTGGACATGGAGACGCTGGCGGCTTATGAAAAAGTCCTGGACGGGCTTCCTGACAGAAAGCTGGTCTGCGGCTTCGTATCGGGAAGGGAAGAGCTCCTTTGCTGGGAGCCGTCGGATCTGTTCCAGTTTTATTTCGATACATCGCCGGTTTTCGGAAGCCTTGACGAGTTAAAGCCGCTTCTTACGGAGGAAGCGGCGGCCCGTGCCGTAAAAACTGCGGCCTGCAATATCTATCATGGCTGCATCCACAATGTTCTCCATGAAAAGGAGCCGGAAATCTTAAAAGCCCTTTATAAATCGGCGGTATTTGCGGTGCAGACGCTCCATTACAGGAAAACTGGAGTTTACATAAAAAAGCATGCGGATTTACGTGATGCCGTCTCGGGAGAAGAGCTTGAAATCATGGAAACCGCGGAGGCGTTTCGTGCAGGGAAAATGCCGTCGTCTCCCGGGGATTTTGAGACGGCCTCCTGGCGGCTGATTTCCTGGGCCAGAAAGCAGATTGTGTCATAA
- a CDS encoding lactate utilization protein has product MAEKDAYKKMAENVMEWLKKRNMEAFYCADKSEAFELVLKLMEKKGSVSWGGSNTVRELGVLDCLRERGYEMIEYKEADKKEIGSPIFQQVAGADYFLMGTNAITLRGELVNIDGASNRLSSLLHGPKTVIIVAGINKLVRDVEAGIDRIQTSVCPVLADKTGRQTPCGLKGICTDCLSPDCMCCNIVISRRSRYTGRVKVILVGEAMGV; this is encoded by the coding sequence ATGGCAGAAAAGGACGCATACAAAAAGATGGCAGAAAACGTGATGGAATGGCTGAAAAAGAGGAACATGGAGGCGTTTTACTGCGCGGACAAAAGCGAGGCCTTTGAGCTGGTCTTAAAGCTCATGGAGAAAAAGGGCTCCGTAAGCTGGGGCGGCTCCAACACGGTTCGTGAGCTTGGGGTGTTAGACTGCTTAAGGGAGCGGGGCTATGAAATGATCGAATATAAAGAGGCCGACAAAAAAGAAATCGGGAGCCCCATTTTTCAGCAGGTGGCCGGCGCCGATTATTTCCTCATGGGCACCAACGCCATCACTTTGCGCGGCGAGCTTGTGAACATCGACGGGGCCAGCAACCGGCTGTCCAGCCTGCTTCACGGCCCGAAAACTGTCATCATCGTCGCCGGAATCAACAAGCTTGTGCGGGACGTGGAGGCGGGGATCGACCGAATCCAGACATCGGTCTGCCCGGTGCTGGCCGATAAAACGGGGCGGCAGACGCCCTGCGGATTAAAAGGCATCTGCACCGACTGCCTGTCGCCGGACTGCATGTGCTGCAACATTGTGATTTCCCGCCGGTCGAGATATACGGGGCGGGTTAAGGTGATTCTCGTGGGCGAGGCCATGGGAGTATAA
- a CDS encoding 3-methyladenine DNA glycosylase produces the protein MFRYQTTNFDLDQIADSGQCFRMLPVKHVPHAYTAVSGGHVLYVRKDGDEIEFSCPEDARAFWENYFDMQTDYAAMIASVDPEDSYLTEAAESGSGIRILRQDPWEMIITFIISQQKTIPAIRRLVEDLSRRYGTKLSCTAPDWAGGGKTDFFAFPTPEQLNRASLEELLDLKLGYRAKYIHAVCEDVCAGRLDFMRLASMGYDDAMDYLQGFYGIGKKVANCICLFGLHHIDAFPVDTWIRKILMSQYAPRYRGKKRGLSEDRLSDALIRKYFSRYQGYAGVMQQYIFYFARTSGRPL, from the coding sequence ATGTTCAGATATCAGACAACAAATTTCGACCTGGATCAGATTGCCGATTCCGGCCAGTGCTTCCGCATGCTGCCGGTGAAACATGTCCCCCACGCCTACACGGCAGTGAGCGGCGGCCATGTTTTATATGTCCGGAAAGACGGGGATGAGATCGAGTTTTCCTGTCCGGAAGACGCCCGGGCTTTCTGGGAAAACTATTTTGACATGCAGACCGATTACGCCGCCATGATCGCGTCCGTCGATCCCGAAGATTCCTACCTGACGGAGGCGGCCGAAAGCGGAAGCGGGATCCGGATTCTCCGCCAGGATCCCTGGGAAATGATTATCACTTTCATCATATCGCAGCAAAAGACCATTCCGGCCATTCGCCGGCTTGTGGAAGACTTAAGCCGCCGCTACGGCACAAAGCTTTCCTGCACGGCGCCTGACTGGGCAGGCGGCGGTAAGACGGATTTTTTCGCCTTCCCGACGCCGGAACAGCTAAACCGCGCCTCATTGGAAGAACTTCTTGATCTAAAACTTGGCTACCGCGCCAAATATATCCATGCGGTGTGCGAAGATGTCTGCGCCGGCCGCCTTGATTTCATGCGGCTTGCTTCCATGGGATATGACGATGCCATGGACTATCTCCAGGGCTTTTACGGCATTGGGAAAAAGGTCGCCAACTGCATCTGCCTTTTTGGCCTTCACCACATCGACGCCTTCCCCGTGGACACCTGGATCCGGAAAATTCTCATGTCCCAGTATGCGCCCAGGTACCGCGGAAAAAAGAGGGGCCTGTCCGAAGACAGGCTCTCCGATGCCCTCATACGGAAATATTTTTCCAGGTATCAGGGCTATGCCGGCGTCATGCAGCAGTATATCTTTTATTTTGCCAGGACATCAGGCCGTCCGCTCTAA
- a CDS encoding ATP-binding domain-containing protein → MTEGKDRERLHEEQHLKDCLDIIRENIRGYEEKISGYRKEVTELYQAVKKGEGDSYGQLAAGQSILEYTENALRKNRAALKKAYFGRIDYEDYTYGLTESRYIGKNGVTRNSDDVVIVDWRAPVSGVYYENELGEGSYDVPGGGTVDIDLKKKRTYDIDGETLLGFYDDDVAANDELLIKYLSQNKEAVLGDIIATIQKEQNEIIRDIPFKNIIVQGVAGSGKTTVALHRISYLLYNYEDRYKPSEFCIVGSSDMLLNYISSGLPELDVNHVSQMRMDVFLPYLMGNAWKKKYKIMPDDAMAPVKSKLPFIKKLDAFLEEKRRAAIAPADIRDNELGTVLSKENIRETMERNPQMSLLQLEKLLNERLKSRLKFLCTEKESGYRIEKILSYKKFYNTAEKKWTEAGIYLEFLESLGDGAWEETAAHIKDGQFDIYDAAAMCLIWKRILVKKQPEEFSQIIIDEAQDFGEMIYYVMRELLEDCYFTIMGDVSQNIRYETGMNDWEGLKEVMFRKESDSFYLLAKSYRNTIEISEFAGRVLERASQGSYKIQPVIRHGRPVSVQTETEERLSEALRETVESAERRGYETIAVVCRDESEAEEVKKILGMEKENGDFHNGVMVLPVTMTKGLEFDVVIIWKPDDMHFGENAREAKLLYVAITRALHELYLIGDRAVSRLLERTA, encoded by the coding sequence ATGACAGAGGGGAAAGACAGGGAGCGGCTCCATGAAGAGCAGCACCTAAAGGACTGCCTGGACATCATCCGGGAGAACATCCGCGGCTACGAGGAAAAGATATCCGGCTACCGCAAAGAAGTGACCGAGCTCTATCAGGCCGTGAAAAAAGGAGAAGGCGACTCCTACGGCCAGCTTGCCGCCGGGCAGAGCATTCTGGAATACACGGAGAATGCGCTGCGGAAAAACCGCGCGGCCTTAAAAAAAGCGTATTTCGGCCGCATCGACTACGAGGATTACACATACGGACTGACGGAGAGCCGCTACATCGGGAAAAACGGCGTCACGCGCAACTCCGACGACGTAGTCATCGTAGACTGGCGGGCGCCCGTATCCGGCGTCTATTATGAAAACGAGCTCGGCGAAGGAAGCTACGACGTGCCGGGCGGCGGTACCGTGGACATCGACTTAAAGAAAAAGAGAACCTATGACATCGACGGCGAGACACTCCTCGGCTTTTATGACGACGACGTGGCGGCCAACGACGAACTGCTCATCAAGTATCTGTCCCAGAATAAAGAGGCCGTTCTCGGGGACATCATCGCAACCATTCAAAAGGAACAGAACGAAATCATCCGTGACATCCCGTTTAAAAACATCATCGTTCAGGGCGTAGCCGGCAGCGGAAAGACGACCGTGGCCCTGCACCGGATTTCCTACCTGCTTTACAACTACGAAGACCGCTATAAACCGTCGGAATTCTGCATCGTCGGAAGCAGCGACATGCTTTTAAATTATATCAGCAGCGGCCTTCCGGAGTTAGACGTAAACCATGTGAGCCAGATGCGGATGGACGTGTTCCTTCCTTATCTTATGGGAAACGCATGGAAGAAAAAATATAAAATCATGCCGGACGACGCCATGGCGCCGGTAAAAAGCAAGCTGCCGTTCATAAAGAAGCTGGACGCCTTTCTGGAGGAAAAGAGGCGGGCGGCCATCGCACCAGCCGATATCCGGGACAATGAGCTCGGCACCGTCCTTTCCAAAGAGAATATCAGGGAAACCATGGAGCGGAACCCGCAGATGTCCTTACTCCAGCTTGAAAAGCTGTTAAACGAGCGGCTGAAATCACGGCTTAAATTTTTATGCACGGAAAAAGAGAGCGGATACCGCATAGAAAAAATTCTATCGTATAAAAAATTCTACAACACGGCAGAGAAGAAGTGGACGGAGGCAGGCATCTATCTGGAATTTTTAGAAAGCCTGGGAGACGGCGCCTGGGAGGAGACGGCCGCCCACATAAAGGACGGGCAATTCGACATCTACGACGCCGCGGCCATGTGCCTGATCTGGAAGCGGATCCTCGTGAAAAAACAGCCGGAGGAATTCAGCCAGATCATCATCGACGAGGCCCAGGACTTCGGCGAGATGATTTATTATGTGATGCGGGAGCTTTTAGAGGACTGCTACTTCACAATCATGGGCGACGTGTCCCAGAACATCCGCTACGAGACGGGCATGAATGACTGGGAGGGACTCAAGGAAGTGATGTTCCGAAAGGAAAGCGACAGCTTTTACCTTCTGGCGAAAAGCTACCGGAACACCATCGAGATCTCCGAATTTGCCGGCCGCGTTTTAGAGCGCGCGTCCCAGGGAAGCTATAAAATCCAGCCGGTCATCCGCCATGGCAGGCCAGTCTCTGTACAGACGGAGACCGAAGAACGGCTTTCCGAAGCGTTAAGGGAGACCGTGGAAAGCGCAGAGCGCCGCGGCTACGAGACGATTGCCGTCGTCTGCCGCGACGAAAGCGAGGCAGAGGAAGTGAAAAAAATCCTCGGGATGGAAAAGGAGAACGGGGATTTCCATAACGGCGTCATGGTGCTGCCGGTGACGATGACAAAGGGACTGGAATTCGACGTAGTCATCATCTGGAAGCCGGACGACATGCACTTCGGCGAAAACGCCAGGGAGGCAAAGCTCCTCTATGTGGCAATCACCAGGGCGCTCCATGAGCTGTACTTAATCGGGGACAGGGCCGTAAGCCGCCTTTTAGAGCGGACGGCCTGA
- a CDS encoding Hin recombinase, translating to MAVDYRKVCLDLFGTDDVEELTKIARTLKIKNSRNAGRKKKFTSEDVETIRGLIEDGMTVKEAAERFQTSRQVIGKYLNEKPAKGYTLRMTYMYQQHPCTVIDVDFLNQRVMVQNKTKDLLHRAFGVIENPTWNDFETFLRERCFPAARGNAKEILKELQLPCYDPLQIVEKTRGRTSEDDMWLKFSYYPMEGAAYGNHQS from the coding sequence ATGGCTGTGGATTACCGTAAAGTATGTTTGGATTTGTTTGGGACGGATGATGTAGAGGAATTAACCAAAATTGCGCGGACACTCAAAATTAAGAATTCCCGAAATGCAGGCCGGAAGAAAAAATTTACTTCGGAAGATGTGGAGACGATCCGCGGCCTGATTGAAGACGGAATGACAGTGAAGGAAGCGGCAGAGCGTTTCCAAACCTCCCGGCAGGTAATAGGAAAATATCTGAATGAAAAGCCGGCGAAAGGCTATACGCTGCGTATGACTTATATGTATCAGCAGCATCCCTGCACAGTCATTGATGTAGATTTTCTAAATCAAAGGGTAATGGTTCAGAATAAAACGAAGGACTTGCTTCACCGTGCATTCGGCGTGATTGAAAATCCTACCTGGAATGACTTTGAAACATTTTTGAGGGAGCGCTGTTTTCCCGCTGCCCGCGGCAATGCAAAAGAAATATTAAAGGAACTTCAGCTCCCATGCTATGACCCGCTTCAGATCGTAGAAAAAACGCGGGGACGGACGTCCGAGGATGACATGTGGCTGAAGTTCAGCTACTACCCGATGGAAGGAGCAGCGTATGGAAATCATCAATCTTGA
- a CDS encoding DUF1667 domain-containing protein: protein MNKTFTCILCPNGCEVTAEFEDGKVLSVAGNKCEKGAGYVEQELTNPVRNIASSVLVEGGDMPLVSVRLSGPIPKGKIMDVMGEIKKTAVTAPVHMGDVVIQNVLGLGRDVIATRDVETEE from the coding sequence TTGAATAAGACATTTACCTGTATTTTATGTCCCAACGGCTGTGAGGTAACGGCCGAGTTTGAGGACGGGAAAGTCCTGTCCGTGGCCGGGAATAAGTGCGAAAAAGGCGCCGGCTACGTGGAACAGGAGCTGACAAACCCGGTGAGGAACATTGCATCCTCCGTGCTTGTGGAAGGCGGCGATATGCCCCTTGTGAGCGTCCGGCTCTCCGGGCCGATTCCAAAGGGAAAAATCATGGACGTCATGGGCGAGATCAAAAAGACGGCTGTGACAGCGCCGGTACATATGGGCGACGTGGTGATTCAGAATGTTCTGGGACTTGGGCGCGATGTGATTGCGACGCGGGATGTGGAGACAGAAGAATAA
- a CDS encoding FAD-dependent oxidoreductase, whose amino-acid sequence MSEIRNKQVIIIGGGPGGLAAAAELKRNGIGDILILEREHSLGGILRQCIHDGFGLTRFGETLSGPEYAARFIDEVKAMGIEYVTDATVIGLTADKKVTAATRDGLLIYQAKAVILAMGCRERTRGALSIPGERPSGVFTAGVAQTYINLKNKMVGRHVIILGSGDIGMIMARRMTLEGARVEAVFEIQPYPSGLPRNIEQCLNDYDIPLYLSRTVTKIKGHDRLEAVEVSQVDENLKPIPGTEKEYACDTLILSVGLIPENELSLMAGVELDSRTKGAIVDEFYQTTVPGIFAAGNVLHVHDLVDFVSLEAERLAKSAAQYVKDGFPEAGIRVETGGLVGYTVPQKITGKDDVSLSFRPKKPVRDCTVEIWQDGTLLVSRKYPKLLPAEMENIKLPAKKLVSGADIKVVTSVE is encoded by the coding sequence ATGAGCGAAATCAGAAACAAGCAGGTCATCATCATCGGCGGCGGCCCCGGCGGGCTTGCGGCGGCGGCCGAGCTTAAGAGAAACGGCATCGGCGATATTTTAATTCTTGAGCGGGAACACAGCCTGGGCGGTATCCTGCGTCAGTGCATCCATGACGGCTTCGGCCTCACCAGGTTCGGTGAGACGCTTTCCGGGCCGGAGTATGCCGCACGGTTCATCGACGAGGTAAAAGCCATGGGCATCGAATACGTGACGGATGCGACGGTCATCGGCCTGACGGCAGACAAAAAGGTGACGGCGGCCACGAGAGACGGACTTCTCATTTACCAGGCAAAGGCCGTAATCCTTGCCATGGGATGCAGGGAGCGGACGCGGGGCGCCCTTTCGATCCCCGGCGAACGGCCGTCCGGCGTGTTCACGGCCGGCGTGGCCCAGACGTACATCAACCTGAAAAACAAGATGGTGGGACGCCATGTGATTATTTTGGGCTCCGGCGACATCGGCATGATCATGGCAAGGCGCATGACGTTAGAGGGCGCCAGGGTGGAGGCGGTGTTCGAGATCCAGCCGTATCCCAGCGGGCTTCCGAGAAACATCGAACAGTGCTTAAACGACTATGATATCCCGCTATATTTAAGCCGCACCGTGACGAAAATCAAAGGTCATGACCGTCTTGAGGCCGTCGAGGTGAGCCAGGTGGACGAAAATTTAAAGCCGATTCCCGGGACAGAAAAGGAATACGCCTGCGATACGTTAATTCTTTCCGTGGGGTTAATCCCGGAAAACGAGCTGTCTTTGATGGCCGGGGTCGAGCTGGATTCCAGAACGAAAGGCGCGATTGTGGACGAGTTTTACCAGACGACAGTGCCGGGCATCTTCGCGGCAGGAAATGTGCTTCATGTTCATGATCTGGTGGATTTTGTGTCTTTGGAGGCGGAGCGGCTCGCTAAGTCCGCGGCGCAGTATGTAAAGGACGGTTTTCCCGAGGCGGGAATCCGCGTGGAGACCGGCGGGCTTGTGGGCTATACGGTGCCGCAGAAAATCACGGGAAAGGACGACGTTTCCCTTTCTTTCCGGCCGAAAAAGCCGGTTCGTGACTGCACGGTGGAAATCTGGCAGGACGGGACACTTCTCGTATCCAGAAAATATCCGAAGCTTCTCCCGGCCGAGATGGAGAATATAAAGCTCCCGGCGAAAAAGCTGGTTTCCGGGGCTGACATAAAGGTGGTGACGAGCGTTGAATAA